In Candidatus Margulisiibacteriota bacterium, the following proteins share a genomic window:
- the cutA gene encoding divalent-cation tolerance protein CutA gives MSKIKSCLIYITTKDKAEAKRIGLALVKNRLAAGVNIIDRIESIYWWEGKVQNGSEALLIAKTKESAVPALIEKVKSLHSYKVPCIVSLPINEANPDFLKWIEAETA, from the coding sequence ATGAGCAAAATAAAAAGCTGTTTGATTTATATCACGACCAAAGACAAAGCTGAAGCGAAAAGGATCGGCTTAGCCTTGGTTAAAAACCGTCTGGCGGCTGGGGTCAATATTATTGATAGGATCGAATCGATCTACTGGTGGGAGGGGAAAGTTCAGAACGGGTCAGAGGCGCTGTTGATCGCTAAAACAAAAGAATCTGCCGTTCCCGCTTTAATCGAAAAAGTTAAAAGCCTGCATAGCTATAAAGTGCCGTGTATTGTCAGCCTGCCGATCAACGAAGCAAACCCCGATTTTCTAAAGTGGATCGAAGCCGAAACCGCCTAG